In Babesia microti strain RI chromosome IV, complete genome, the sequence AGGAGCAAATTGCAAAAATACATTCGCCCACCCAAATCGTTAAAAAACTCACTAGACATAGCAGCTTTCGACTCACATGTTGAAATAGGCCAAGTGGTGGCCCAGTGGTGGAAGACTAAAGTTGACGGCCGTTATCTGCCATACATCCCACCACATGCCAGCACTTGTGTAGAGACAGCCACAATATTTCAGGTATTCCACTTGTTATATAGGTTACAGTGCAACCTGGCTGTATATTTCAATTGCCACCTGGGCATACTTTAGTGGCAGTATCTCTGATTGATTTGATGGAGGAAGAATCGATACTGTGCGGTGTGCCGCACGTTGTTTGCAGACACAAGATATTGTATATGACCcatgcaaattaattatattgtaatagcaacatatttaaaaatattttattattcaacactatcaaaatttataatttttgccAAAATGTTTAGCTAACACATGGCAAACATAGTATGATTGTGCCGCACACAGTAGTGATGTTGTATCAAGTTATCGCATTACACACTTTGATCATTACACATATTACTCATTCAGTTGTAGAATGTAAGAATGTTAAAATTGGTCAAGTTTTATTGTCAAAAAAGTTTGGTACTATTGATAAATGTTCAAACCTAAAGGTATTAAACATATCAATAAGGCGGAATCAGTGAACGCCAATACTATTTGCCTATCCAGTTGTGCCAAATCATCAACAGATCCAGAAATCAAATGCAATACATCGGCAAACAGTAAGGCACAAGTTACATAGCATGGAATTATGACCTTGTACTGCAAAGTCCGGCGACATTTTCTACTCCAAAGGGTAAGAAATTATCTCACTTTAGGGCATCAAGGTAAGGGAGTATTGATTGAGGCTGCTCAATTAACGAGTCTCGATACAAGTGCATTGCAATGAGGGTAGTTAATCCTTACTTAGAATGACTCAAGGGAATGCGATCAAGTGAAGCATCTAAACCCAGGGGACCATTGCTACACTAGCTGCGGGCAAGAACAATGCCCTGCTGGAGAATTTCAACAAGTGACTAGTGAAGATTTTAAGGTAAATCAGTACTCAAATAGAAAGGCGATTGTAAGGAGGGTTACAGAGTGAGATGCGTGGCGACTGAGAAAGtgaatatatcaaagtCTAGGAGATTTGTCTTGGAGATGGCAATGAATGAACACTAGGGACTTCTACGCAATTCCATCCACTAATTTAACTTAAATATCTGGAAATTTGTCACAAAATGGTGATTAGCCTAGTTAGGTGTAGTAGACGTGGATCACATTTAGCATTGTGCACGGGGATGCACATCAGTAGAAATGAAACTATTTGCTACAATAGTCTTACAATTGGGATTTATTGCATTTACAAGTCCAAATGCATGTCATGCTATGGTATACAAAGATGAAGACGAAACCTCTTTTATCGATAATGTAACAATAACACCTACTGAGCCCATGTATCATAAGAGAAACCCATACCGCAGCAATGAATCATCACATTTAGGCTTCAGTTTCATGAATTATGATGATATCTCCGAACAATCTACGTCCAATGATTTGGGTATCAGCTATGCTGAAGAATCACAAAGAGGCACAACCACCTCCCCCACCACTGACAAACAAACTGCAAAAACCGAAACAACAAAAAAAGCTAGTGATAAAAGTGCAGCAATTATTGACTCCAATTCTACACATGACATTAGTAACGATGTTCTAGATTTATCTTCACTTATCAGGGATTTTAGTAATGGTAATGAACATTACGTTCCTCTTCCTACTAATTCAAATCTTGAAGAAATTAAGCACTATTCCGACACAATTAAGACGTTAAATATAAACACTAAAGATTTTGACATTTCTAACTTTGTTATAAAACCCAAACTTACTAGTCACGTTAGTAAATCACGACTATATACTGGCAGCTCCTCAGATATCgctgaaaaattaaaattacagGAACTTACTATCGTTAAGGAGGGagatatatttgttggCCGTATTTATGATGgttataattttcaatttaaaCCCAAATTTCATGAACCACCCACATCTTTTAATGAGATTCTAAATACTGAACTAtaagataaaaatgatttcattGACTGAAATATCGTGTCTCGATTTGTACCGTCTAGATAATGTTAATTTGGATCCATTGACCGAGAATTATGACTTTGAGTTTTATTTTTACTACCTTTCCAACTGGCCCGACCTATGTGCATGTTATCGCACGCAGGACGGGGTCATCGCTGGTTACATAATAGGTACCGaataatcatatttacTTTGAAAAAGTATTGAATGCccttaaaaattgtatattgataaatttaacaattattaaaaactgcatgcatatatttatttaaaatattaacactttaaaataaaatatgacATGATCTGATCTAGgtaaaattgaaaacaaGAAAACACGATATGGGCACATATCTGCCTTATCAGTTGATCTGGAGTTCCGGCGTGAGGGTATAGCCGAAAAACTAGTAAAATACTTTGAAAACCGTTGCTTCCAACATCATTTCGTGATGTACGTGGATCTCTTCGTGAGGGTTTCTAACGATGTGGCCATACGTTTTTACAAATCTATGCTATACAAAGTGCACACTAGGATTCCCAACTACTATTCGGACGGAGAAGACGCCTACGAGATGAGGAAGTATCCCTAAAAAGCCAAACGGCAACTCTGCAGACATGACAGTCCATTTGTCTGCGTACCTATAATTAACTGactatttttgatatattttttgtgcATTTCACagtgtaaaattttgtctCCATTCcgtatatatattgtgtaCAATTGCGTACCGCAAGCGCGTACTACGCCCCACCGTCAGTTGTACTTTAGAGCGTTGTCATGGTTGCCCCTGGATGCTCAACAGATCCCGTAGTAATTGAATTGGGTAGAAAACATTGCTCAGTTGCCAGGACTAGCAAGGAGTACGAATCTTACAAAACTGAACTCCTCAACCGTCAATCCCACCTGGATCATCTAAAGGCTTCTGGTGGTGACGAACATGATATCAAGCGTTCCAACGAATTTCTTGAGGAAACTCAAATGGTTCTAGCTAATAGAAaagaaattttaataaaatatatcaatgaaTTGAAATCGGCAATTATCAATACCAACCCGGAATCAGTGGCGATAGAATCTAGGGAGTCTATTAACAATGCCATTAAAGCTGCTAATGACACTCTTTCCATGCTGAAAGAGGATTGCCCGGAGTTATTCGAGTGATATACATTGTAACAccattatcaaattttagCGCTAATAGAACTATTTAGATATTTGGTTGTTGGTAGTAGATTGTAAAAAGTTATACTTTTATTACAGCCTgatgtaatttttaataataaccATCAAAACATTTATAGCCATAATAGTCACTAAAGCTAGcacaaattgtcaaaattaatactagtgtttaatttacaatCTTACCGTAGATGCTAAAGTTGTTTTTCCATTCATTGATACCCAGTAGATCCTCAATAAAACACGTATTAAGTGAGTCATTTATATctaattaatcaatttagtTACCATTTGACGATACACGAGGATGTGGCACTGCTATTTCGCAGTATTTACCAACGAAATAGTGTGTATTATTTGTCAATCTTGAACAGTCACATAGCGCCTCTACATATTCCTCATGTATTCTAATTTTGCAGGTAGCATTATTTCTGCACAGATTAGACACTAATTCTTCATCTTGAATTACATCACTACAATTTGGTAGATTTTCCATGCTACAGACACATCCATAAATCGCGATATTTAAAAGTACCATTACAGTgttacaataaataaaagAATGATTAAACATCGAAAATTATCTACTAAATACCAGTGccaaaattgttactaaATTAAGGAATTTGAGTTATAATAGCCCACCAGGTCTCGTATATTGTGTATATCGTATTTGATCATGGTTGGTCGTTCAATGGATAGGCCCCATCCTAGTACCATGACGTTACTGGGCAAACCCATTGGTAACAGCATTTCTGGCCTAAAAATACCACTATTTCCAACCTCTATCCATTTGTTTAGCTTAGGATGaaatccaaatatttcCATACTGGGTTCGGTGTACGGGTTGTATGCAGGTTTATACCTAAGTGAGTATGGACGCTTACTTTATTTCTGTGAGaccaatttttttataaaacATGTCTAGAATTCCAATTAAATGCGATAAACTTTGGTTCTCTCCAAAAACAATACCTTCCATCTGGTGGAATTCAGCCAAATGTGTCGAATCTATTGATTCATTTCTGAATACTTTCTCTATGATAAAGTATCTCTTTTCAATTATTGGAAGACCCTGAGTCAATaatagtatttatatatttacaattgttatCATGTGACGcatgatataattaataaacaaCATATTAACCATACTTGCTTAATTTCCTCTGCCATCTTCTTAAGTAACCTACTAGTCCCTGAGGTTAAATGAGTTCGCATAATTAGCTTTTCACTTTCTTTAATGTccctaaatgaaataattaactaCCACTGATATCTCCACCCTGTGCTACCGAAATCTTTTCCATTACCATGAACTTTCTTGACATTCTCCAAATAATCCTTAGGAACACTTTCTGGTTTAGATCGACAGGGATCCTAGGTAAAATTATGTACTTACTTTGGTAAAAAAGGTATCTTGCTGATCTCTTGACGGATGCTGTTGAGGCATATATAGTGCATCAAAACTCCAAAATGAGCTGGTTACGTAACACGAGGGAGGGAGTTCTTCAAAACCCATGCAAGTGAGAATATAACTGAATTCTTCAATGCACTTAGATATTGGGTGAATTTGACCCATTAACATCCTTTTACCGCTGGAATAATAGTTATATGGCTTTATTTCGTACTCCATCCACGTGCCCTTTGCCAACATATCCGCGGTTATATCGGTTATTTGTTTCTTAAGCTTAacattgatatttttaccGGGCCTTACTAATAGATAGGATATTTTTTGCTGTTCAATTAGTTTGCGACGTTTGAGATCATTAATTGCTCTTTCAGATTCTCCATGCTCCTTTAATATAGATATCAATTTGTCATTATCAAAACCAAAATCTTTAACTATACCCAGTAAGGATTGTGTGCTATCCTTTAACTCACACTCGGCATTGCTTACTACTAAACCATCATCAATTTTGACGAGCGACAACTTTAATGCCTGGCTCAGACCGATTTTATGATCTTCCTTAGCAACATTTACTGCGATACCCTAAATCAATCCGCCATTTCTACCTTAGGACTGGATATTACTTGCTTATATAACTGGAATTCAGGCGATCCATTAAGAAAATAACCTTCGCCTTCAAGGGAAAGTTTGTATACTAGTTTTGACTGATTTTCGATATTTACGTGGTATGTTACCGATAAAGTACGCAAGTATCTAATGTTTTGTTCGTGTTCTCCAGGAAGATCCAAActagaaatatttttactaaCTGATTTGCTGAACAGagatttcaaattttctaaAAAGGTAGGCAATTCATCCTCCATTATGTATATAGTGCCACCTAAACTCTTATATAACCTACTCAATAAAAATGCCCTATCTAACTAGCAATGACTAGTTATAATTAAGTTATGTACATAAGATTTCGTTTACAAATgttgatatatatgtgCAAATTAATGGATAATGTAGATGCTAGTTATTAAaggtaattttttttttaacAACTGTATCGGAAATTGCATCTCCCATAACGCGTTTTACACCCATGTCTACATTTGGAATCTGCTTTATTGTACACATGTTATTACATAGAGATAAATTGTTCGAATCGATTTCATCACaatatattgaattattgcctcctttaatttcattagaTTCTCCAATTTTTTGGGCTTTATTTTCCAATTCACTGCGCAACAGATTTGCTCTTTcctaaatcacaattttACTTACTAGGGCCtttaattcaataaattttagcATATCTTCGTcactaaatatatactttGATAAGTTGTTTGCGATATATGAACTCATTTCATCCACATATTTGGAAACGTATGAGCTGATAGCCTTGCTGTCCTATGTTAAGTTCTTTGAATTACCATTCCTAGTACAAATCCTTGTACTGCAAGATTTAACTCGTGTTCTGAAAAGAAGTTTAATTTGTTGCCTGTCACATCTACACTTTCATATATCtgtataactaattttacTCACTATGTCGAATATTCCCTTGTTATCTATGTGTTGCAGATCAAGGTTGACTAATTCATCGCTAACAGTTTTATTGCCATTGTTtctacatatatatttggttTACTTGATAGACTGAGTTTTACGTTTATAGAAACGAATGATTTCAAAGGGGTTTGCGATTTTACCGATGAATTGAGAGCCGAAACTTTTGGGATTGATTGTGGGAAACCCAGTATAATCTATTTTCACTCTAGATAGATTTTCAATTACCTAACAAGAGGCATACTATGAACTTTTTCTATTATTCTATCAAATTCGttttcattatttgtttCTTTTAAATTGGAGAGTAACGTGCTAAGAGTTAAAATGTTGTCAGtggatacatttttatcatcattgACCTCTCTTTCAGATAATAAGTTTTGGATCATTATTGTTAAGAAATcccaaattgatttttcCTGTGGTAACACATCGTAATCTTTAAGTGCAATCTATATAAACGATttttatgttaaaatttatgAACAAATACTCACATCCCTGTATATCATGGGCCTAACAGTTTCAAGTCTAattggatatattttataactGTCCAATTTGACCTCTAGTAATGCTACATGTTTTGGCAGTGTTTCAGATTGGATTAGTGATGTTCTAACGGAAgatcctaaataaataataacctGCCTAGCTGAAGTATGCGATGGTTTTTGGTGGCACTCTTTACAGGAGCCCGCTGCGATTCATGTTCATGCCCCTAAGTCAGTTGTTTTAAAGTATTATTTGCGTTGCACGGCAATTTACccatattattaaatctatGAAGTCGGGGATATAAGATTCTGGTATGCAGGATTCTACTGGAGCTGACACTCCACTGCCTCTATATCTAAATAGTTAGGCTTTTAACCTGTTTTGATGAAAAAGTAATATACAAATCCACTCTGATAAGTTGTTAGGCACGGAAAactcaattttatttgtctGGAAAGCGCGTACAAGACGCTCATCTTTTATCCATCCGAGACCATATAATGCAATCTAGAATTTTATTATACTTACCTTCGTTTTACCCTTTTTTAGAAGCAGAGGTTTAACATTAATGTGGTTAAAATCTTCAATCTTGCCAAAGTAGTTAACCTATGTaagttatttttgatactAAGCCTGAAACATCGAGTATGTCAATGGGAGATAAACCCTTTTCATGTGAAGgattatctaaattagtgatatGCTTGCCATGGTTACCAtggataataaaaatgggTAATTTTACATTGTGCTTATCagtaaatacatttttagtGCTTAATAATAGCGATTTGTCATCATTGTGCATAACATTACTGGATTCAAATACTtcaaatgcaattttattggcaCCCAgacaatatttattgagCAATTCCATCGTCTTATACCTAAATTACTTTACGATTACATTGTTGTGCGCGAAGGTTTGTTTTGGTCAAAAAGATCTCCCGAATGAAATATACAATCGACATTTAATTTGCTCGCCAGATAGAGTATTTCATGGAAAGTATTAATTGGATCATCTGCTAGATACATGTCATCATCTTTAAATCCCAAATGTGAATCTGTTGCTATGAGAATCTTAAATACATCACTATCGCTCTGGCTGTAAAGCGATTCATTTGAATATCCGTCAGGAGATTCTTCATTAGAGTTCTGTGTGTAACAATATACATCTTCGcatgtaatattttctaTACAATTGCTACTGATGTTAGCAGTGAAATTGTTTTCATGTTCGACTTTCAGAGGTAAATTACTAAGCATTGGCGGAgttttgtcaaaatttacatcaGAACCTACGCTATGCGTGTCCATTCTTGATGTTATTCTATGGAAATTCGACACATTCCTGATCTTAGGCTCATAATCTGTTATCTTAGACtcattatttatgtttTTAGCGAGTCGTAAATTTGGCGATTGAATTATGCTTGTGATGAGTGGTGCTTTGTTGGTAAAAACTGATTTGAATGACGACTTCTTCAATACCATCAGATACagatgttaatttttaatatgtatGTGTTGTGGTGCTAACTCATTATTATGCTTCTGTCAGGATACGTAAGATTACAACAATCATCTTGTGTATCCAAAAGTATAATTTCCTTCTCATACACTTACGCATTCTTACACTCAAATGCATTAAACCTTAGTGGTTATAGTGTTTTTAGCAACTCCTCAAAACATTTCTTTTCAACATCACCATCAACACTTAAGACTAACAAATTGTCTACAATGGATAAAATTAAGGTCAATTCTCCTATTGTGGAATTGGATGGCGACGAAATGGCTCACATAATGTGGTCACTTATCAAAGAAAAGGTGACACTCTACATAATCTAGCTTATCTATCCATATCTAGATTTAcctattaaatattatgaCTTGTCTATACAAAAGAGAGATGAAACCAATGATCAAATAACCGTTGATGCGGCTGAGgctattaaaaaatttcatgtGGGTGTAAAGTGTGCCACTATTACACCAGATGAAGCCAGGGTTAAAGGTATGCggtcaaataatttcaGAATTCAACCTAAAAAAGATGTGGGTTTCACCAAATGGAACAATTAGGAATTATATTGATGGCACTTTGTTTAGAGCACCAATATTGGCCAAGAATATACCAAGATTTGTGCAAGGCTGGACCAAACCAATTTACATTGGAAGACACGCCCATGCTGATCAGTATAAGGCACAAGATTTCGTCGTTCCAGGGCCTGGGACTGTTGATTTGATCTATACTCCAACTGATGGGTATGTATGGACTTTCATGtgtgaaaatttcattttcgaatataaaaattgtacaatatcCAATAGCCGATCAAATgaacaaacaaatttaatgcattattttcatttttcatataaaATGTTTCATAacttttaaaatatatacccATATGTACTAATTATGaccattaaatataattagattATCTATTGGTTACTGGCTCTAgctttgttatatatatatatatattcgtTGTACATTTGTAGCGtgtcaaattaattgaaatatataatgttaaCATAGTGGCGAATCTATTAAAGCAAGAGTTGCAGATTTCCAAGGATCCGGTGTAACAATGGCCATGTACAACACTGACATATCAATTACTAATTTTGCCCATTCTTGCTTCCGCTTCGCCATAAAGGAAAAATTGCCCCTTATGCTATCCACAAAGAACACAATCCTAAAAAGATACGACGGCAGATTCAAGGATATCTTCGagaatatatttgaaactCATTACAAGGAGGAATTTGATAAGCTTGGAATATACTACATGCATCGTCTGATTGACGATATGGTGGCACAGGCATTGAAATCATCAGGCGGGTTTGTATGGGCCTGTAAGAATTACGATGGGGACGTACAATCTGATGTTGTGGCTCAGGCCTTTGGTACATTAGGCCTTATGTCATCAGTTTTGTATTCCTCCGACGGAAAGAGTTTCTTGGCAGAAGCTGCCCATGGCACCGTTACTAAGCACTATAGACA encodes:
- a CDS encoding Nucleotide hydrolase (overlaps_old_locusTagID:BBM_III06295), which gives rise to MDWKIYERNTYHSESDVRLANKTITIDTLGDFLSKRIDRYNRDGMRHSLFALILCHKHNFCHLLAVKNAKGELCLLGGKKTLYNSDKECLRSKLQKYIRPPKSLKNSLDIAAFDSHVEIGQVVAQWWKTKVDGRYLPYIPPHASTCVETATIFQVTVQPGCIFQLPPGHTLVAVSLIDLMEEESILCGVPHVVCRHKILYMTHAN
- a CDS encoding hypothetical protein (overlaps_old_locusTagID:BBM_III06295): MLYQVIALHTLIITHITHSVVECKNVKIGQVLLSKKFGTIDKCSNLKAESVNANTICLSSCAKSSTDPEIKCNTSANTWNYDLVLQSPATFSTPKGHQGCSINESRYKCIAMRNDSRECDQVKHLNPGDHCYTSCGQEQCPAGEFQQVTSEDFKKGDCKEGYRVRCVATEKVNISKSRRFVLEMAMNEH
- a CDS encoding hypothetical protein (overlaps_old_locusTagID:BBM_III06300), whose translation is MKLFATIVLQLGFIAFTSPNACHAMVYKDEDETSFIDNVTITPTEPMYHKRNPYRSNESSHLGFSFMNYDDISEQSTSNDLGISYAEESQRGTTTSPTTDKQTAKTETTKKASDKSAAIIDSNSTHDISNDVLDLSSLIRDFSNGNEHYVPLPTNSNLEEIKHYSDTIKTLNINTKDFDISNFVIKPKLTSHVSKSRLYTGSSSDIAEKLKLQELTIVKEGDIFVGRIYDGYNFQFKPKFHEPPTSFNEILNTEL
- a CDS encoding peptide alpha-N-acetyltransferase (overlaps_old_locusTagID:BBM_III06305), whose protein sequence is MISLTEISCLDLYRLDNVNLDPLTENYDFEFYFYYLSNWPDLCACYRTQDGVIAGYIIGKIENKKTRYGHISALSVDLEFRREGIAEKLVKYFENRCFQHHFVMYVDLFVRVSNDVAIRFYKSMLYKVHTRIPNYYSDGEDAYEMRKYP
- a CDS encoding hypothetical protein (overlaps_old_locusTagID:BBM_III06310): MVAPGCSTDPVVIELGRKHCSVARTSKEYESYKTELLNRQSHLDHLKASGGDEHDIKRSNEFLEETQMVLANRKEILIKYINELKSAIINTNPESVAIESRESINNAIKAANDTLSMLKEDCPELFE
- a CDS encoding conserved Plasmodium protein, unknown function (overlaps_old_locusTagID:BBM_III06315) gives rise to the protein MENLPNCSDVIQDEELVSNLCRNNATCKIRIHEEYVEALCDCSRLTNNTHYFVGKYCEIAVPHPRVSSNDINDSLNTCFIEDLLGINEWKNNFSIYGKIVN
- a CDS encoding phenylalanyl-tRNA synthetase alpha chain (overlaps_old_locusTagID:BBM_III06320): MEDELPTFLENLKSLFSKSVSKNISSLDLPGEHEQNIRYLRTLSVTYHVNIENQSKLVYKLSLEGEGYFLNGSPEFQLYKQVISSPKGIAVNVAKEDHKIGLSQALKLSLVKIDDGLVVSNAECELKDSTQSLLGIVKDFGFDNDKLISILKEHGESERAINDLKRRKLIEQQKISYLLVRPGKNINVKLKKQITDITADMLAKGTWMEYEIKPYNYYSSGKRMLMGQIHPISKCIEEFSYILTCMGFEELPPSCYVTSSFWSFDALYMPQQHPSRDQQDTFFTKDPCRSKPESVPKDYLENVKKVHGNGKDFGSTGWRYQWDIKESEKLIMRTHLTSGTSRLLKKMAEEIKQGLPIIEKRYFIIEKVFRNESIDSTHLAEFHQMEGIVFGENQSLSHLIGILDMFYKKIGLTEIKYKPAYNPYTEPSMEIFGFHPKLNKWIEVGNSGIFRPEMLLPMGLPSNVMVLGWGLSIERPTMIKYDIHNIRDLVGYYNSNSLI
- a CDS encoding double-strand break repair protein MRE11 (overlaps_old_locusTagID:BBM_III06325) gives rise to the protein MVLKKSSFKSVFTNKAPLITSIIQSPNLRLAKNINNESKITDYEPKIRNVSNFHRITSRMDTHSVGSDVNFDKTPPMLSNLPLKVEHENNFTANISSNCIENITCEDVYCYTQNSNEESPDGYSNESLYSQSDSDVFKILIATDSHLGFKDDDMYLADDPINTFHEILYLASKLNVDCIFHSGDLFDQNKPSRTTMYKTMELLNKYCLGANKIAFEVFESSNVMHNDDKSLLLSTKNVFTDKHNVKLPIFIIHGNHDNPSHEKGLSPIDILDVSGLVNYFGKIEDFNHINVKPLLLKKGKTKIALYGLGWIKDERLVRAFQTNKIEFSVPNNLSEWICILLFHQNRYRGSGVSAPVESCIPESYIPDFIDLIIWGHEHESQRAPVKSATKNHRILQLGSSVRTSLIQSETLPKHVALLEVKLDSYKIYPIRLETVRPMIYRDIALKDYDVLPQEKSIWDFLTIMIQNLLSEREVNDDKNVSTDNILTLSTLLSNLKETNNENEFDRIIEKVHSMPLVRVKIDYTGFPTINPKSFGSQFIGKIANPFEIIRFYKRKTQSIKNNGNKTVSDELVNLDLQHIDNKGIFDIIYESVDVTGNKLNFFSEHELNLAVQGFVLGMDSKAISSYVSKYVDEMSSYIANNLSKYIFSDEDMLKFIELKALERANLLRSELENKAQKIGESNEIKGGNNSIYCDEIDSNNLSLCNNMCTIKQIPNVDMGVKRVMGDAISDTVVKKKITFNN
- a CDS encoding isocitrate dehydrogenase (overlaps_old_locusTagID:BBM_III06330); this encodes MDKIKVNSPIVELDGDEMAHIMWSLIKEKLIYPYLDLPIKYYDLSIQKRDETNDQITVDAAEAIKKFHVGVKCATITPDEARVKEFNLKKMWVSPNGTIRNYIDGTLFRAPILAKNIPRFVQGWTKPIYIGRHAHADQYKAQDFVVPGPGTVDLIYTPTDGGESIKARVADFQGSGVTMAMYNTDISITNFAHSCFRFAIKEKLPLMLSTKNTILKRYDGRFKDIFENIFETHYKEEFDKLGIYYMHRLIDDMVAQALKSSGGFVWACKNYDGDVQSDVVAQAFGTLGLMSSVLYSSDGKSFLAEAAHGTVTKHYRQHQQGQVTSTNPIASIVAWAKALELLGEIDNNEKLIRFAKSLEKCSIQAVEDGFMTKDLAILAKKPTFLDTCQMIEKISEYIARDFANNLTK